A single region of the Leptodactylus fuscus isolate aLepFus1 chromosome 5, aLepFus1.hap2, whole genome shotgun sequence genome encodes:
- the LOC142203882 gene encoding E3 ubiquitin-protein ligase RNF14-like, translating to MLLLGWVCILSVLHFVDCCYKLPTVKLLLPSIDPESTSSIIYRYRNPMSTEDKEAQEDELLALTNIYSVEEFKREDAAPGGEIHLYLELPSDFVISIKSNSATNSFADNFENTVSFLPPIVLNFELPPGYPSTTPPNFTLSCTWLSSAQLSLLCQHLDDLWEENRGYVVLFPWVQFLKEETLDFLNITSPYEIDLSNNGFQNPADGERGLLDKRAKQEVQSVPALVRNILDCIEMQEKKVFDSKQFVCNICFMEKLGSECTLFKNCQHVYCNICMKDYFEIQIKEGQVHAMNCPEPECKSVATPAQVRDLVEEQLYGRYDRLLLQSSLDLMADVVYCPRPCCRTPVMQEPEGTMAICSACHYAFCIYCKKAFHGLSPCTVNAEKLIELTKEYLAADEKGKRELLKRYVQLKKVIDEMKSHEWVKGNSKPCPSCKAPIEKIDGCNKMACSGCKQFFCWICLKILPQDDPYKHFNPPVQCRMR from the exons ATGCTTTTATTGGGCTGGGTGTGTATCCTCTCAGTCCTTCATTTTGTGGATTGCTGTTACAAGCTTCCTACTGTAAAGCTTCTTCTTCCAAGTATAGATCCAGAGTCTACGTCCTCGATCATATACAG ATACAGAAATCCAATGTCCACAGAAGACAAAGAGGCACAAGAGGATGAACTTTTGGCCCTTACAAATATTTACTCAGTAGAAGAATTTAAGAGGGAAGATGCTGCTCCTGGAGGGGAAATTCACTTGTATCTGGagttaccttcagattttgtaatCTCAATTAAAA GTAACAGTGCAACAAACTCCTTTGCAGACAACTTTGAGAACACTGTGTCTTTTCTTCCACCAATTGTATTGAACTTTGAACTTCCTCCAGGATACCCCTCCACTACACCCCCAAACTTCACACTAAGCTGCACGTGGCTGTCATCGGCACAG CTTAGTCTGTTGTGCCAGCATTTAGATGACCTCTGGGAGGAGAACAGGGGATATGTGGTCTTGTTTCCATGGGTTCAGTTTCTAAAGGAGGAGACACTTGACTTCTTAAATATAACATCTCCATATGAAATTGACTTGTCTAATAATGGATTCCAGAACCCTGCTGATGGGGAAAGGGGATTATTGGATAAACGGGCCAAACAGGAGGTACAGTCAGTGCCTGCCCTGGTCAGAAACATCCTGGACTGCATTGAAATGCAAGAGAAGAAGGTCTTTGACAGCAAACAATTTGTCTGCAACATCTGTTTTATGGAGAAGCTGGGCAGTGAGTGCACCCTCTTCAAGAACTGCCAGCATGTGTACTGTAACATCTGTATGAAAGACTACTTTGAAATCCAGATTAAAGAAGGACAAGTCCATGCAATGAACTGCCCTGAACCAGAGTGCAAGTCTGTGGCAACGCCTGCTCAG GTAAGGGATCTGGTAGAGGAGCAGCTTTACGGCCGCTATGATCGTCTCCTCTTACAGTCAAGCTTGGATTTAATGGCTGATGTTGTTTACTGCCCACGTCCATGCTGTCGGACTCCAGTCATGCAGGAGCCAGAGGGTACAATGGCCATTTGCTCAGCTTGCCACTACGCATTTTGTATCTATTGCAAAAAGGCCTTCCATGGACTCTCTCCTTGCACAGTAAATGCAG AAAAACTCATTGAATTGACTAAGGAGTATCTAGCTGCTGATGAGAAAGGAAAGAGAGAACTACTAAAGAGATATGTACAGCTGAAGAAGGTTATTGACGAAATGAAGAGTCATGAATGGGTAAAGGGCAACTCCAAGCCCTGTCCCAGCTGTAAAGCTCCCATTGAG AAAATTGATGGCTGTAACAAAATGGCCTGTAGCGGGTGTAAGCAGTTCTTTTGCTGGATCTGTTTGAAGATACTCCCACAAGATGACCCGTATAAACATTTTAACCCTCCTGTACAATGCAGAATGCG